A genome region from Flavobacterium sp. CFS9 includes the following:
- a CDS encoding RNA polymerase sigma factor — MDNRKFILSLKKGNEAAFREAYLNYYDKLINIAKRFNFTVLTPQDFVQETFLRLYNKRELLHEDVLFDKQLFVICKNIILNHLNRENKIVQLEPSHVVMEKEDNDHEIFEERQEILNNLINELPEQQQKIYTLHKLENLSYKEIAALTDLSEKTIANHIYLASKFIRKKVENH; from the coding sequence ATGGATAACAGGAAGTTTATTTTAAGTTTAAAAAAAGGGAATGAGGCCGCTTTCAGGGAAGCATACCTTAATTACTACGATAAACTGATAAACATTGCCAAACGCTTTAATTTTACAGTACTTACCCCACAGGATTTTGTTCAGGAGACTTTTTTACGGTTATACAATAAAAGAGAATTACTTCACGAAGATGTTTTATTCGACAAACAATTATTTGTGATCTGCAAAAACATCATCCTTAATCATCTCAACAGAGAAAATAAAATAGTACAGCTTGAGCCTTCACATGTTGTGATGGAAAAAGAGGATAACGATCATGAAATTTTTGAGGAAAGACAGGAAATATTAAATAATTTAATAAATGAGCTTCCTGAACAACAACAAAAAATCTACACTTTACATAAACTGGAAAACCTTAGCTATAAGGAGATTGCAGCTTTGACGGATCTTTCTGAAAAGACCATAGCCAATCATATTTACCTCGCCAGTAAATTTATTCGAAAAAAAGTCGAAAATCATTAG